Proteins co-encoded in one Arachis stenosperma cultivar V10309 chromosome 7, arast.V10309.gnm1.PFL2, whole genome shotgun sequence genomic window:
- the LOC130939812 gene encoding uncharacterized protein LOC130939812: MRFGKAGAKMKLQLQELENLRLEAYENSRLYKEKVKVVHDKHIKRREFQPRNLVLLYNSRLRLMSGKLRLRWEGPYRVEKAEPYGVFHLSHPSSSEFINVNGHHLKLYHSEKMKKTKS; encoded by the coding sequence ATGAGATTTGGGAAAGCTGGAGCCAAAATGAAGCTGCAACTACAAGAATTAGAgaaccttcgcctagaagcttatgagaactccagGCTGTACAAAGAGAAGGTGAAGGTTGTGCATGATAAGCACATCAAGAGGAGAGAGTTCCAACCTAGGAacttagtcctcctttacaactccAGATTGAGGCTCATGTCAGGCAAGTTGAGATTAAGATGGGAAGGTCCCTATAGAGTAGAGAAGGCAGAGCCATACGGAGTCTTTCACTTGAGTCATCCTTCAAGCTCCGAATTCATCAATGTCAATGGACATCACTTAAAGCTATATCATagtgagaagatgaagaaaacaaagagctag
- the LOC130939813 gene encoding uncharacterized protein LOC130939813: MTHLLRAIEDLGMRHMEGQEQILHIQSNWMRQQEEWQKQHMEQQQEQYSQLTQAIHQVTERQERQDKRLQELNQRQLAQMKLFNEFNEGRQLHREEFNVNTQARLNYMSSNMHHLHYAIPTYDEVQKEFVEQEERKVKQQKDTLKKKMEDAGFWKKLLGKDKGSGSTSTQEKHQEDKQEGEHGQPHE, encoded by the coding sequence ATGACTCACCTTCTAAGAGCCATTGAGGATTTAGGAATGAGACATATGGAGGGACAAGAGCAAATACTTCACATTCAGTCCAACTGGATGAGACAACAAGAAGAGTGGCAGAAACAACACATGGAGCAGCAACAGGAGCAATACTCCCAACTCACTCAAGCCATCCACCAAGTTACTGAGAGGCAAGAGCGTCAAGATAAACGCCTTCAAGAACTCAACCAGCGGCAACTAGCTCAGATGAAATTATTTAATGAGTTCAATGAAGGAAGGCAACTACATAGAGAGGAGTTCAACGTGAACACTCAGGCCAGGTTGAACTACATGTCCAGCAATATGCATCATCTACATTATGCCATTCCCACATATGATGAGGTCCAAAAAGAGTTTGTTGAACAAGAAGAAAGGAAGGTGAAACAGCAGAAGGACACactaaagaagaagatggaagatGCTGGCTTCTGGAAGAAACTGCTTGGGAAAGACAAAGGAAGTGGGAGCACAAGCACTCAAGAAAAACACCAAGAGGACAAGCAAGAAGGAGAGCATGGGCAACCACATGAATAA
- the LOC130939814 gene encoding uncharacterized protein LOC130939814, with protein MERNQVAAITTSSTTQEGMDEEAEGNLEQANYIGNSPRQNHDPYSKTYNPGWRNHPNFGWGNHQDQSQDQRRYNSNNNAAHQQFTQRTYQHPHNNTSPHPYQNQNNTSHPSTSNPNLPSIDDRLSKLETLLEIICQEIQENKVFKEEVRANIKNQGETIKKLEFQVGCLAEKIPKPTDGFPSDTEKNPRGEAKKVRWKDCKMVTTSDKETEDKQSKLSKQPEDNSTEEEDRDHQEPEISQQELLKLYAPFSQLLNGAVGKRIYSRFLDLFASLHVNIPFIKAIQQMPAFIKYMKELLPRKSSIKGGQTIMMNKECSALIQPELPTKRRDPGSFHIPCAIGETMFDKALCDLGASINLLPLSLTKRLQINEIMSTDVVIRLADKTQKQAI; from the coding sequence ATGGAGAGGAATCAAGTAGCAGCCATCACCACTTCATCAACAACCCAAGAAGGAATGGATGAAGAGGCAGAGGGTAATCTTGAGCAAGCCAACTACATTGGGAATTCACCTAGACAgaaccatgatccatactccaaaacctATAACCCTGGATGgaggaaccacccaaactttgggtgggggaaTCACCAAGATCAAAGCCAAGACCAGAGACGTTACAACTCCAATAACAATGCAGCTCATCAACAATTCACACAGAGgacatatcaacacccccacAACAACACTTCTCCACACCCATATCAAAACCAAAACAACACCTCTCATCCTTCCACCTCTAATCCCAATCTACCATCAATTGATGACAgactctctaagcttgaaaccTTACTTGAAATAATATGCCAAGAGATTCAAGAAAATAAGGTGTTCAAAGAGGAGGTGCGAGCCAATATTAAGAACCAGGGAGAGACCATCAAGAAGCTGGAATTCCAAGTGGGATGCTTAGCTGAGAAGATTCCCAAACCTACTGATGGCTTCCCAAGTGACACGGAGAAAAACCCAAGAGGCGAAGCAAAGAAAGTAAGATGGAAAGATTGCAAGATGGTCACTACAAGTGATAAGGAGACTGAAGACAAGCAAAGCAAACTCTCCAAACAGCCTGAAGACAACTCAACAGAGGAGGAGGATagagatcaccaagaaccagaAATCTCACAACAAGAGCTGTTGAAGCTCTATGCACCATTTTCCCAACTACTCAATGGTGCTGTGGGAAAGAGAATATACTCAAGGTTCCTAGACTTGTTTGCATCTCTGCATGTGAACATACCATTCATCAAGGCCATCCAACAAATGCCTGCATTCATAAAGTATATGAAGGAACTTCTTCCCAGGAAAAGCTCAATCAAAGGAGGCCAGACTATAATGATGAATAAGGAATGCAGTGCCCTTATTCAACCTGAGTTGCCTACAAAAAGAAgagacccagggagttttcatATCCCATGTGCCATAGGGGAAACAATGTTTGATAAAGCACTCTGTGATTTGggggcaagcatcaacttacTGCCCCTATCCCTGACGAAGAGGCTGCAGATCAATGAGATAATGTCCACAGATGTAGTCATCAGACTGGCTGACAAGACTCAAAAGCAAGCAATATGA